GAGACAGCAAATATTCAGGTGACATCAGTGCTGTGAAAGAATTCAAGGAAAAACCTGTGCCTCAACATAAATATCAAAAGGGCAGCTggattatttgtgttgttaCATAGTCCTTTAGTAACATGCACCAAAGTCATATCTGAGGGTGAGTCATTGATTTAGATGCTTGTTGTTCTGGAACAAATTGTGGAACCTGATCACCCTTGCATATGTTAAAACAGAGAATGCTGCACAGGTTTTGGTTCCCAACCCTTCTCGAATATGctttttctctcgctctctctccccactTCTTCCCTCAGGAGAAACATGTCCTTATCATGTGCATCTCCTGGGGATCAGGCACTCACTCTCATTTTATTCTTGGCTGCATTCCTGTGCAGAACTCCTGGCTGCGTCTCATCTCTGCAGGTTTACACAGGAGCCTGTGTCAGCCTTGGGTGTGGGATCTCCTGCGCTATACACCGggggctctgtgtgtgtgtgtgtgtgtgtgtgtaccttgcaAACACGGGCGAGAATGCTtacaacacagacaaagcagtgttttggtgacacagcgtgtgtttctgtggagacagagagggcgtctcacacacacacacactcacgcgctGCGGGGAAAcgaggagggggggaaaaaatgaaacaaagatatgaaaaagaagaagcgcCTCCGCCTCTCTCATCCTTGTTTGAGTCCTTGATGCTGTTGAAGTGAGTGGGAGTATTGGAAACCCACTTGTTGTGTAACAGTTTTTCCCATCCCCCACACCATCGCCAAACACCACTACAACGAGGTTGTATTAGATCAGCTGTCATCTACTGGAGTGGGCTATTTCCAAAGGCATAATTAGCTGGTACAGGCAGCCAATTACAAAGtacaattttaaaatataataatattgttttaacCGTTAAACACCTAGGCCTCAAAATTTCCGTCCGGacatattttaaccataaaggggccagaaaatgtcctgtaactaagttattttgccaattttttttacagtcaacaatttaaaatgaagaaaaaccaaaAGTTCTATTTAGAAACAAAACTGTAGGTGTTCATGATTTTgccaccagattttgcgtgcagaggcgtttttccaactcccccggtttcctgcaacagcgcgatgtgaaattaccgtaataaccacatgttggctttcaCGTGCAACTTCTTGGATTTCTttttacggtaatgcaaagtgcacttgtgcaaacgCGTCGTGTGAGTTAAGGAGACTTAAGGAGCTAACAATCATTTTTCCTTTTAGGAATCTTACTCCTAGGCATGGGACGATATAAAAATGTCCAGTCTccattatcctgaccaaaatagtAACGATTCAcgatattatttatttttcagattGGACATACGAGGACAACACACAGTGAGACGTTGGGAGCCAAAAACTTCAACTGTGAACAGAGATTGGGCGTATTTTGTGCATAAGTGTGCATTTGTGCACCTAATACAAAGTCTGTACTTGACTGTATTTGTTAATTGGGACAAATAcaattccatccatccatccattttctaccactttatcctccacatggacAAAGGACGATATAGgaggggtacactctggacagtttcgccagtccatcacagggccacgtATAGAGataaacaatcattcactctcacctatggtcaatttagagtgtccaatttacctaatcccccatattgcatgtttttgcatgttTCTGTGGTTGGATTCTTTGCATTTCATGTTCAAGatgaatggaggaaaaaaacagctctACATCAGGACCAGAACAGTTATTTCACCTTAACCAGCATCCACCTCTTACGCCCCCTGTTCATTCCTCCTTTGCCTCAGCTATTGTAACATGTTTTGCTGGTGTGGATGgaacagagcgagagagagagagagagagagacactacGTCTCTGCTCTGCAGTGAAGTGGAATGATGCACATCAAGGGtagagctgctgcagcagcagcatgttgtGCGCGTGCGTACGTGCACACGTGCATAAGCAGAGAGGTTCCTTTTGGTTTGGTCCACACGTGTGGAGAGTGATCACGacaaggggagaaaaaaagagcaggaCTTTGTGCCAATGATGAGCCACAGTGATGGTGTAGAGTGTCTGAGGAAAGGCTGAGTCAGTTGAGAGGAGAGGCATGAGTGACGTGAGCGATAGCCGCAGTAGGCCAGCGCAGTCTCACATCTCCTCACTGTACATTTTCGGCCTGTGGTCGGTTTTTGTGAATCTCCACGGAGATTTGCACTTAGCGAGCACAGGTGATGTATTATTCATGTGCGCAGTCAATCAGTGAGGGAGTAAATGCAACCTGCATACAGACACATTCCTCGTGGCCTCCGAGAGACAAAGACGCTGGTTTCTAATATGAGGGCAGATAATTGGGGAGGCTGGAAGCTGCGCGCCGAAGACCAAAAGCACAGCGACGACGAAATATATAAAGCCTGAGTAAATTCAATCAGTGAGacaagggaataaaaaaaatgaatgcatcACAAATTGTGCAAAATAATGTATTAGATCAGGTGTAACAGGAGCCACAGATGTCGCCTTGCTGTTGTAATTTCCACACAAGCGGCTCAGAACTGGAGCCTATGCCATGGGATTTTCCAACCTATTAACCATTACTATTTATAGCATGTGACCTACTGTGGACAAGAAACTGTTCATCTAAGAACACCACGTCTGATGATTTGGTCCAGGGGGGGTTGTGGGCAGACATTGATTATGTGTTGTTGCATAAGCgtataatcatttttttatttatttcttcctttttaaatgacatttctttggtttgtgtagcctttacagaggctgccatcttgcgcCGCCATGTTTCCTAAAGCAAACTGAACAGATGAACCAAGCACAGCGTGTGTTTTCGCATTAATCAGCAAAGGAAGAAGAACAGCATCCTTTTCTGGccactgtagttttttttcattacagaCGCTAAGGTTTTGAAATGCAACTGCTTGACACTGCAGGTGTCAGGAGCCAGGGATCCAAGCACCATGTCCAGAAACCCTTTTGCATCATACTTTGAGCTATTTAAATATCATCTTCCTGTGCTGTGAGATGAGATGAGTGGAAGATGTTCACCAGTGAGCCTCTCGGTCTGAATTCCTCTGAGTGTGTGAAAACAAGAAAAGGCTTGTCATGTGGTTAGGGTTGGACAGAGACAGGATGTTACCctatatgtttttttcctgttgagAGACGTCGTAGTTTTTGAAATGCAGCCGGACCTGCGTTGCTGTGAAAGAGGGTCTTCGCGCACAGTTGCGGTCTGTTTGTTGTCCACATCGTTACGGAAATCTGTCAGCGGCTAAAACATACAACATTGACATCAACTTTTACAATAATTGTTAAACATAAAGTGTCGGCCCCTAAGGGCGACTTACTAATTAACATCTTTCACACAATGTTAAATTTAAAGACGTTTCACATCTAATtcggcagcccgtggccaagtggaaagggaacttgacttgtaactggagggttgctggttcaaatcacctggccaaaaagggctggggtacccaatCCTCCCCGGGCACTACTCAGTGTgacagcccactgctcctaattctaggatgggtcaaatgcagaagGATACTTTCCCTAAGGAGATTAATAAACTTATTCTTAAATCCAAGAAGCTTGTTCAATTCTGACTAACTGGAAACCTGTCCAGGGAGTCATGAAGTTAAACAATGTAGGTCATTCACCCCCCGACCCAGTTTCAGGctgttagtttcacctgagtcaaggagAAACTAACCTAACAACCTTATCCACCGGTGAGTCAGGAACCTGAAGAAGCACCCCTCTTGCATACCCTTACGTGACCCTAGAGAGAGGCCACCACGCTCACTCATCaaccttctaccgctttatccttcatatgagggggggcgggggggcgggggggtggcgctgatgccaatctcagctgacatagggcaaaaggcaggttacaccctggacaggtcaccagtccatcacaggggaGAGGCCGCCAATAATTTGCTGTGTCAGGGTAGAGCAAATGTAGACCACACCCCTGAGAGCGTCATGTAAATGAAACATCTGACCTGCTGCGTGACACAACAGAGAGACAACCAACCAGAACGATTGATGGTTAGGTCCAAAAAACATTACACATGGGCCCTGTGTGATAGTTTCAGCTACGAAACACAGTTTGGACCTATTTTTCTACCCATTGTGTAAGCCCCAAGCCTTTTCATGACCTCAGCAGCTAatcactctgtcctcctctgtgacTCAGAGTTAAAGCATCGAGGGTATCAAGTGAGCTCAAAGGTCACCGAGAGAGTTTAGGATTATGTAAGAAAGAACCGCTGATATTTTACCCTGTCTGACGTACGAGGCGAGCAACTATAAACTATGTACCAACTGATGTGTTCAATGCACATATTTGCAAGGAAATGACCTTAAGTTTTACtcttaaaaacaaaacgttGTGATTTTAATTGAGCAGGTCTTGTAAATAGGTCTCTTCATTCTTTTCAACTTCTCCATGCCTACTGTTATCTAATAAATTAGGGAGAAAAAAGCATCATGAAGAGCTGCTGTGTTTGAGCCTCACAAATGCTCAGGGAGATGTAGCCTGTAGTTCAGcgttcccaaccctggtcctcagggaacactgccctgcatgttttagatgttgccctgctccaacacacctgattccgATGAACAGCTCTTTATCAGGCTTCCGCAGAgtttgatgacgagctgaccatttgaatcaggtgtgatggagcagggcaacatccaAAACACGGATCCCTGAGGatcagggttgggaaacactgcactaATTGATCAGtaaaagagattaaagtcacgCCACAGGTCCagcgtgtaagaattagtgacgtcTCATGGTGAGATCGTAACAACTTCTACACACAATGACGATTGTCACGACTTTTTTCCAATGACATTACTGTCCAACACCGGGAAAACCTGCTGTGCATCAGAAATGCTCAAGAAATGTAACTATACTGCTTTAAAAACAGGTACTACTGGAAATCTAACAATGACATTACAGTTGTCCCTGTGGTCTTCTTGGCCCCTTTTCCCTCTAACATCTAACATCTAACATACCGTCCCCCAAAAGATCTGGAGAGGGTAATCCACGTTTTTATAATCTCTCAGCTGGCATCGACCAGTCGTTAATGCATCGCTTGCAGGACGCAGTGAAAGTAGTCTTGGAAAAAGATAACTTTCACTCCAAgcagcctgattatcatgatggccATAAGAGGGTTAAATCTCCTTTAAAAACCTTCTTTGTTTCCATTACCAATTTTTTATTGCGATGTTTAGTTTtgtactcttgcctttgcagcaagaagacctgggtatAATATGCAATATTGGGATTAggtaaagtggacactctaaattgactgtaggtgagtGTTAGAGAGGATGgtcgtttgtctctatatgtggccctgtgatggactggcgatctatCCAGGTTGTACActgcctatcaccctatgtcagctgagattggcacagtgccccccccccccccaataggaggataaagcagtagaaggtggatggatggttttGCGTATTTCAATGGAAACCGAACTCCTGAGACAAAATAGCTGCATCATGTTTGAGCTATTGCCCACAGCCAGTCAGTACATGTAAGCAAGTCagttctgttgtgttgtgttttaatgggATTTACTGACCCAAAATATcaggggataaaaaaaaaagttggaggTAAAGGGTGCCACACCCGCCGACACAGCCTTCAACGTGTGAAAGCGCAGAATGATTGGAGGAACATCTCCATGGCGATGCGATGACGTCTTCTTTCCTTGTTCTTATTGGAGGAAACCCCGCGGCCTCAGCCGCTGCCGCGTTCCGGTCTATCAAACTACCCGTGAAGGCCCGCCTCTCTCCCCCGCGCTAAACAACTACTGGTTCACACGGCGACGAGCTTCTATCAATCAAGTGCGGAACCGAATTATGATTGGGGAGTCGACGTCCTTATGACCCACCCCCTTTTTAGCAAGCACAGTAGGACTCTTGCTGCTGCGGCCGTTCCCCTCGCCTTCCTGACGAGTCTGTCAAATCGGACCAGTATTACGAGCAAACTTGTCCCTCATTTAGCCACAAACCGTAAGTACACTCTCGTTTTCTTCGTCGTCTGTGTCGTGTGTTGTCACAAGACAACCGTTAAAGGTCACGGACTGCAGCCAATCCAAGGTTTAGTGCGACTAACGGCAacgagacattttttttttttactgaaaggAGTGGCCAAAGCCTGCTGGCTACAGCTAACTCGCTAGCTGCACCCACCAGACAGCTTTGTGGCGGGTGTGTGCCATCAAATGTCTCCCTTCAGTGCTCGTAGCAAACCTCGGATCGTTGTTTGACTCGACATGGTGTGAGACATTCTTTACACTAGAGGTAGTCGAAGCGGGGTTGGCAATATTGGCAATGCGAGTGTTTGAACGcggattttctctctctttgaagTATTTGGGTAATTGCCTTTTACTCAAGGACTCGCACTTAAAAGCGAATACCCCGCGGACGTGTGTTCTTTACCTctattgtacatttttattttgctgttgagTTCCACATCTGATCATTTTAACCTCTCTTCGCAGCTCTTACGGTGGTGCCCTGAAGAACCGAGCTTTTGCTGCACACTGTCCTATCCGAGCAGTCGTCGACTGTTAACGAAGCCCGGATCTGTGCCATCTCACTCCCTCCAAAAAACCGCAAACTATGGAGAGATCCGAACTTGTTCAAATGGCCAAGCTGGCGGAGCAGACCGAGCGCTACGAGGACATGGCGAGTTACATGAAGCAGTATACGGAGTCGGGCCAAGTTCTATCAGACGAGGATAGGAACCTGCTGTCCGTCGCCTATAAAAATGTGGTTGGGGCGAGGCGGTCTGCATGGAGGGTGTTGTCCAGTGCAGGGAAGAACGATTCGAAGGGGAAGTTGGTCGCTAAGTATAAGGAGACAGTGGAACAGGAACTAAAAAGCACCTGCGAAATCGTTTTGGtaaagtataatttttttttactattaatttatttgggtttttttttaatctgctgcATGGCTTTCAGGGGTGGATTGATCTAGGATATTGTACACCACGGTAAAAAGCTGGTGATTGTCATTGACTGATAAAATCATTAACATTTCTCGGGAGTGACTTGCTTGCTTGCCCAGATGTAGTCTgcgtgatttattttgaagtgccacaagggggagctttCATCTGTCCAGTCATTCCATTCTTGTTGCAATAACGTAGTAAATTGCTATTTTGGTCAGGAAAAGCATGGTAAGAATTTTTCATATTGTCTTATGGATGGCTGATGGATTTTTAATGTATAACGAGAACCACCTCCCTGGCAAGGCAGAACAACTTATTTTTCAGCTGTGTTGGTGATGATGAACATTGTAGTTTCTATAGGTCTTTagtcaagaaaagaaaaatttgtcatgttaaaatgttttctaGTATAGCCTTTCTTCAGGAATATTAGTAAAAGGGGAAGAAAACCTATTCACACAATTGAAATGTTATCTGtgctgacattttaaaaagtctttacttttcatgtacatgtacacacggGTCaggaatgttttaaaaatggcaTCTTCCCTGTTTTCTGTGAGGCCCTCTGGTGTTTAAAAAAGGCCTCTTTACCCAAAAGGACAATGAAGTATTGTGTGGTCCTCCCACCATGCCTGCCTAATGGGAATCTGTGTGTAGAACAAAAGGCTTGGAACCCTGCTAGGGTGTTCACTGACAGCAAGGTGTGTCTGAATGGGTGGAGAAACTGAAGCCACACACAGGAAAGATAACTGGTACACCCTGTTTTCTGTGAAGCAGTATTATGCTCTTTGTCTATGCAGTCCCATTGGGGTAATAGAAGTGTAATGCAAGCAAGATTTTATATGCATGGATTTCATATGCATGGATGACTCCAAAGCCCAATTTGTGCAGTTTACCAAAAGTGACACCACCTGCGTAGTCCTTTAAACCATGCTTGATGGTTCAATTTGTTAGACATTACTATCTGCATTTCAAAGCTAACTTTCACTGACGTATACCAGGTGTGAGAAGACGATTTTACCTCTAATGCAAAAGCACTAAATGCTTCCCCCAATACTGCTGTCATTAAATGCTTTGCTCCTGCTAGATTCATGATGAAACAATAATGGTAATTGTTGCAATAGTCTTGAATTATATATCGATATCATTAATAGTGCTGCAAAATGTGTTGAAAGGTATAATGCATAGTTTTAAACGTTGTACATCAAGGTACAAGTCTCTAAAGactaatttgacttttttttagatatCCATCTACTGATATGATAAATGTAATTGTGTTCTCTATGGCTGCATCACACAGCCTTATCCTTGGGCCAGTCATTTTTTCCCATGGGCGTGGTGGTGCTCTTGCATGACTGCAACTCGGCTTTCAGTGTCTGAGTGTTGACTGAAAGTTTGTCAGTAGAGCCGAGTGGGTTGGTCTTCATGCCTGAACTTGTTGACTCAGAGGCAGAAGAGCAGGGACTGCAGACGACAAGTAAGCTGCTAATGTGGCCATCTTGGTTGGTTTCCTGCACAGCAGTTTGTGAAACCAGACTTATCTCAGGAAAAAGCAGGTCTTGTTGCAATGCAGCACAAGCATGGGCATGTTTGGTTTCCTCATAAACCAGACAGGATGTCCGGTGAGTGGATTTAGTATATGCACCTCATTTAACAGAACTGACATCTGAAGTTTTATAACAAATCAATTAAGTGTCAAATCAGTCATTGTCCTGGTGGGACACCATATACTATATTacactgttgtatttttattttgttgctatAATACTGTATCCACTTTGTACTTCTAGTGttttaatcatatttattaATGAGGCCTtgttagcttttttttttggcaagtAGGAGACCTCGGCAGAAAAAAGACTTCTGGTTAAAACCTCTGAGCATCTGTGGCAGCATCTcaccactgtctcactgtcctcatacaTATCCTGCAACACCCTCGCATACTTCTTTGATTCCTGACTTCCTCCTACCATACCACTGTTCCTCTCTTGGCACCCAATCATACATAGGCTTTCATTCgatccacaaagacacagtgcaACTCCCTCTATATTTCTCCACCAGCGCTCTCAAAGCAAGTAATACAGCTCTGAACCTTTTGTCCTTGAAAATCAGAACAGCTACACTTCCAATCCTCAGACCTTTTCTCACTCTCCTGTGCCTCTCCGTGCCTCTCCATACCTCCACATGTATGTCACCTGGACCGATTTCCTTCCcactcttcatcctcttcatggctgtcctcacttcctccttaTTACAAATCCGCTGTACTTCCTCAGGCACCGTCTCCCCTCACTCTatctcattttcctcattcatcagCTCCTCAAAATAATCCTTCCATCTTCATTGTGTTCACTTGTTAGAACATTTCTGTCCTTGTCCGTAATCACTTTAGCTTGCTGCATATCCTCTCCACTGCCGTCTCCCTATTTAGCCAATTGATACAAGTCCTTCTCTCCTTGGTGTCCAGCCTCTCATACAGCTTGTTATAAGCCTTTGCCACTTCTCTTTGCTGCGTGCCTCcaacttttttctttgtcatcctCTTCCTTTAGATACTCTCCTGTACTCCTTGTTGCACCACCAAGTTTCCTTATCCTCTTTCCTCTGTTTAGGGGTACACCAAACACCTTGACTGTATCTGGTAGCGCTTTACCAACTCTCATAACCTGTCACAACTCCTCCCTAAACTCTGCACACCACTTCCTTTTTCAGCTTCCACCATTTAATCCTTAGCTCCACCTTCACTCTCTCCCCCTTCTTGGTTTCCAAAGTCATCCTACAGACTACCATCCAATGCTGCCTAGCCACAGTCTCCCCTGGCATCTCATGTCTCCTTCAGATTGCATCTTTTGCACTGTGTGAAGTCTACCTGTGAGCACCCTATGCTCCTCCATCTTCCTGAAATATGTATTGACTACAGCCATTTCCCTCCATCCTTAAGCATGGACAACATTCAATATCGCACCTTTAATTTTCACCCCTACCCCATTTCTTTGTCTTGTCGAAAACACGGTAGAACACTACCACTAGCCAGCCCCCTCTCCCTTTACCAGTTGTAGTCCCTACATGTTAAGTCTGTACTCTTACCTCCACACTCCTACCCTTCCTTTTGTCTCACTGCCTCTTAACATACCTTCCCTctcccctctttttttatttttgtcagcgGAGCAGTTTTGTTGTTAACCCAGGCCTTGACTGATCTGGTATGGCAGAGTACTCAGTGATGCGCATACTTGATTTGACAAaggttttatatatatgtatattaaatcCTATTTATATTTCAAACAATTATGATCTCTACAGGGACCAGTATTTATAATTTGCACAAGGCCATTGTTAGTAGGAaagcaaatgttaaatgttggtAATTTAATCTTACAGATGTTGTATTTAGTTCAGAGCTTCAGAGTGTAGGACTATCAGTGAAGGAATTTCCCTTGGTGATTTGGTATCGACATCTGTCCTGACTgtcctgattttttttaaatggtgtaGTAGGAAAGATGGACTCAACTGTGTTTTAGTTAGTCTACAAACTGGTTTGTTTCCAGGGGGCTTGTACTTTTAGATAGTTCAGGATCCTTCTGCGTGAAAGGGCACCAATAgctgttgattttgtttgttgctgcttcaaTGCATTATTGTAGTAATATTTGCTTCTCATTAAGTAGAGGAATGTCAGGGTTCGTCCTCTTGTACGCTATTTTTGcagcaaataaaaatgcagaagCAGGAGTGTCTAGATATTTCTAGACATCTTATCAGTTGAAACAGTATCCCATATGCCAGCCTCCCTCTAGCATAAAAATGTTATGACCTTTTTTCTGAATATTGTGATTTCATTCTGGAGTTTTAATGTGCATATCAAAAGTACGCATTTAAACAAGCTAAGTGTAATTGGTGAACTACACCCACAGTGTGTTATGGATATATTAGGATACTTGGTTTTATATTTTGGTATGTTTTAGCCTCATGCTTACATTGCGACACCCCTCAACTAAGTTTTGAAAATTAATCAAAAAGATAAAATTCAACACTATCTATTATCTTGGAATTTAGTCCAAGTAGTGTGTGTGACCACTCATTCTCCTTACATGTGTGCACCAACTGTAATATCAGGGGTGCAGTGTTTCCCTGTTATTTGTTACAATTGTAAAGTAACTGCGTAATTAATAATTCTTATTACGAGCAGTAGTGGATTaaacatgaatttaaatgtattactaGATCATATTTTATGCAAAAACACAGACTGCTAATGCTATCACAGTACAAGGTTACAATGTATCATATTTTTGTCTCCACAGAAACTCCTGGATGattatttaatttcacattCCAAAACTCCTGAGAGCAAAGTCTTCTATCTAAAGATGAAGGGGGATTACTACAGATACCTTGCTGAAGTTGCCGTTGATGCTGACAGAGCCGGTGAGTTTACATATCTACTCGACCCAACATTTTAAGTTTCGAgctatgctgtttttttgtttttgctcattgATATGTTTCTTTGTGTATACTGTGTAAATTGGAACCTTAACTGCTAAGCCGAAAGCTTGATATTATAGTGAACGTTGGATGTAATGTTGGAACTGTTACATAGTGCGAAACATGGGCTATCCTTTGGACAGGTCGGTCATGGTTACTAGTA
This genomic interval from Solea solea chromosome 18, fSolSol10.1, whole genome shotgun sequence contains the following:
- the LOC131444930 gene encoding 14-3-3 protein zeta-like, with product MERSELVQMAKLAEQTERYEDMASYMKQYTESGQVLSDEDRNLLSVAYKNVVGARRSAWRVLSSAGKNDSKGKLVAKYKETVEQELKSTCEIVLKLLDDYLISHSKTPESKVFYLKMKGDYYRYLAEVAVDADRADYTEKSMVAYQEALDKSKTEMAATNPIRLGLALNFSVFHYEIKDCQEEACNLAKQAFDDAITQLDTLSEESYKDSTLIMQLLRDNLTLWTSEHTHQEESEGGDGGEAGEAGEGGEGGENEN